Proteins encoded in a region of the Streptomyces akebiae genome:
- the lnt gene encoding apolipoprotein N-acyltransferase translates to MRTADWVASPWRRTADWSASPWRRRAVLVVAGALPVLAFPAPGLWWFAWGALVPWMLVIRTAPTGRRAMYDGWLGGCAFMLAMHHWLLPNLHVFTLVIAGLLGALWAPWAWLVRRFLAGAPSPGRVAAALLVVPSGWLAIELVRSWQGLGGPWGLLGSSQWQVEPALRLASVGGVWLISFLLVAVNVAVTVLVAVRRSRAPALAGLVATATATSAVWLWSPRPDVRGEVRIAVVQPGVTDGPDNRFDREEALTRRLAGQHLDLIVWGESSVGHDLADRPDLADRIAALARETDTNILVNVDARRSDRPGIYKSSVLVGPDGPTGDRYDKMRLVPFGEYIPMRSLLGWATSVGEAAGEDRRRGTEQVVFDSGKGLRIGPMVCFESAFPDMSRHLARDGAELLLAQSATSTFQQSWAPEQHASLAALRAAETGRPMAHATLTGVSAVHGPDGERVGARLGTDESTTGVYDVPLASGTTPYVRFGDWPVDAALLTLLAWAAFEGGRAVRVRRRTGPPPPAPPARTAHGSPARPAR, encoded by the coding sequence ATGCGGACGGCGGACTGGGTGGCCTCCCCATGGCGGCGGACGGCGGACTGGTCGGCCTCCCCGTGGCGGCGACGAGCAGTGCTCGTCGTGGCCGGGGCCCTGCCGGTGCTGGCGTTCCCCGCACCGGGCCTGTGGTGGTTCGCGTGGGGGGCGCTGGTGCCGTGGATGCTCGTGATCCGCACGGCCCCTACCGGGCGCCGGGCCATGTACGACGGCTGGCTCGGCGGATGCGCGTTCATGCTGGCCATGCACCACTGGCTGCTGCCGAACCTCCATGTGTTCACCCTGGTCATCGCCGGCCTGCTGGGTGCGCTGTGGGCCCCCTGGGCCTGGCTGGTGCGCCGGTTCCTGGCCGGGGCGCCGTCGCCGGGCCGGGTCGCCGCCGCGCTGCTGGTCGTGCCGTCGGGCTGGCTGGCGATCGAGCTCGTCCGCTCCTGGCAGGGCCTCGGCGGGCCGTGGGGGCTGCTGGGGTCCAGCCAGTGGCAGGTGGAGCCCGCGCTGCGACTGGCCTCGGTCGGCGGGGTCTGGCTGATCAGCTTCCTGCTGGTGGCCGTCAACGTCGCGGTCACCGTGCTGGTCGCCGTACGCCGGTCGCGGGCGCCGGCGCTCGCCGGTCTCGTCGCGACGGCCACCGCGACCTCGGCGGTGTGGCTGTGGTCGCCGCGTCCCGACGTCCGGGGCGAGGTGCGGATCGCCGTCGTGCAGCCCGGTGTCACCGACGGCCCCGACAACCGGTTCGACCGTGAGGAGGCGCTCACCCGACGGCTCGCCGGGCAGCACCTCGACCTGATCGTGTGGGGCGAGAGCAGCGTCGGCCACGACCTCGCCGACCGCCCCGACCTCGCCGACCGGATCGCCGCACTGGCCCGCGAGACGGACACGAACATCCTGGTGAACGTGGACGCCCGCCGCTCCGACCGTCCCGGCATCTACAAGAGTTCGGTGCTCGTGGGGCCGGACGGCCCGACCGGCGACCGCTACGACAAGATGCGCCTGGTCCCCTTCGGCGAGTACATCCCGATGCGCTCGCTGCTCGGCTGGGCCACCTCCGTCGGTGAGGCGGCCGGCGAGGACCGCAGGCGCGGCACCGAGCAGGTCGTGTTCGACTCCGGGAAGGGACTGCGGATCGGCCCCATGGTCTGCTTCGAGTCCGCCTTCCCCGACATGAGCCGTCATCTCGCCCGGGACGGCGCCGAGTTGCTGCTCGCGCAGTCGGCGACCTCGACGTTCCAGCAGAGCTGGGCCCCCGAGCAGCACGCCTCGCTGGCGGCGCTGCGGGCCGCCGAGACCGGTCGCCCGATGGCCCACGCGACGCTCACCGGCGTCTCGGCGGTCCACGGCCCGGACGGCGAGCGCGTCGGCGCCCGGCTCGGCACGGACGAGAGCACGACGGGGGTGTACGACGTGCCGCTGGCGAGTGGTACGACGCCGTACGTCCGCTTCGGGGACTGGCCGGTGGACGCGGCGCTGCTGACCCTGCTCGCCTGGGCCGCCTTCGAGGGCGGGCGGGCCGTACGGGTCAGGCGGCGGACCGGTCCTCCACCGCCCGCACCACCCGCTCGCACAGCTCATGGGTCGCCAGCGCGTCCCGCGCGCTGA
- a CDS encoding DinB family protein, which produces MTELRSEPSVTADERAMLEGWLDYHRQTLALKCEGLDDDQLRRASVPPSQLSLLGLVRHMAEVERIWFRKVLVDDDQGPIYFSEADPDGEFHPTPADTWGEAYGTWQAEIAIARRNAEGFALDDVAKAVHRRSGEAPSLRWLYTHMIEEYARHNGHADLLRERIDGATGY; this is translated from the coding sequence ATGACCGAACTGCGCTCCGAACCCTCCGTCACCGCCGACGAACGGGCCATGCTCGAAGGCTGGCTCGACTACCACCGGCAGACCCTCGCGCTCAAGTGCGAGGGCCTGGACGACGACCAGTTGCGTCGCGCCTCGGTCCCGCCCTCGCAGCTGTCCCTCCTCGGTCTGGTACGGCACATGGCGGAGGTCGAGCGCATCTGGTTCCGCAAGGTGCTCGTGGACGACGACCAGGGGCCGATCTACTTCAGCGAAGCGGATCCGGACGGGGAGTTCCACCCCACCCCGGCCGACACCTGGGGGGAGGCGTACGGCACCTGGCAGGCGGAGATCGCGATCGCCCGCCGCAACGCGGAGGGCTTCGCCCTGGACGACGTCGCCAAGGCCGTTCACCGGCGGTCGGGCGAGGCGCCGAGCCTGCGGTGGCTCTACACCCACATGATCGAGGAGTACGCGCGGCACAACGGTCACGCGGACCTGCTCCGGGAGCGGATCGACGGGGCCACCGGGTACTGA
- a CDS encoding Gfo/Idh/MocA family protein, which translates to MKVGCIGLGDIARKAYLPVLGTQPGLELHLQTRTPATLTRVADSLHLPPDRRHTGLDALLAQDLDAAFVHAPTVAHPEIVERLLEAGVPTYVDKPLAYELADSERLVRLAEERGVGLAVGFNRRYAPGYAQCADHPRELILMQKNRIGLPEVPRTMVLDDFIHVVDTLRFLVPGEIEDVTVRARTEGGLLHHVVLQLSGAGFTALGVMNRLSGSAEEILEVSGQDTKRQVVNLAEVVDHKGQPSIRRRGDWVPVARQRGIEQAVLAFLDAVRAGRVLSARDALATHELCERVVRAVEDRSAA; encoded by the coding sequence GTGAAGGTCGGCTGCATCGGGCTCGGCGACATCGCGCGGAAGGCGTATCTGCCGGTGCTCGGCACCCAACCGGGGCTCGAACTCCATCTCCAGACACGGACGCCCGCCACCCTCACCCGCGTCGCCGACAGCCTCCACCTCCCGCCGGACCGGCGGCACACCGGCCTCGACGCGCTGCTGGCCCAGGACCTCGACGCGGCCTTCGTGCACGCGCCCACCGTGGCCCACCCCGAGATCGTGGAACGCCTGCTGGAGGCGGGGGTGCCGACATACGTCGACAAGCCGCTCGCCTACGAACTGGCCGACTCGGAACGGCTCGTACGGCTCGCGGAGGAGCGCGGCGTCGGGCTCGCCGTGGGATTCAACCGGCGGTACGCGCCCGGATACGCCCAGTGCGCGGACCATCCGCGCGAGCTGATCCTCATGCAGAAGAACCGCATCGGCCTGCCCGAGGTGCCGCGCACGATGGTCCTGGACGACTTCATCCATGTCGTGGACACCCTGCGGTTCCTGGTGCCGGGCGAGATCGAGGACGTGACCGTACGAGCCCGGACCGAGGGCGGACTGCTGCACCACGTCGTGCTCCAGCTCTCCGGAGCGGGATTCACCGCGCTCGGTGTCATGAACCGGCTCAGCGGCTCGGCGGAGGAGATCCTGGAGGTCTCCGGACAGGACACCAAGCGACAGGTCGTGAACCTCGCCGAGGTCGTCGACCACAAGGGACAGCCGTCGATCAGGCGGCGGGGCGACTGGGTGCCGGTGGCCCGACAGCGCGGCATCGAGCAGGCCGTCCTCGCCTTCCTCGACGCGGTGCGCGCGGGCCGGGTGCTCAGCGCGCGGGACGCGCTGGCGACCCATGAGCTGTGCGAGCGGGTGGTGCGGGCGGTGGAGGACCGGTCCGCCGCCTGA